DNA sequence from the Carettochelys insculpta isolate YL-2023 chromosome 31, ASM3395843v1, whole genome shotgun sequence genome:
tgtgtcgCTCAGCATGGGGCTGTGGCTCAGCATGGGGCTGTGTCACCCACGTGTGGGGCTGAGTCGctcagtgtggggctgtggctcagtgtggggctgtgtcgCTCAGCGTGGGGCTGTGGCTCAGCGTGGGATGGTGCTGCgtctctagagccgtgtctacacgtgcacgctacttcgaagtagcggcactaactttgaaatagtgcccgtcatggctacacgcgccgggcgctatttcgatgttaacatcgacgttaggtggtgagacatcgaagctgctaaccccatgaggggatgggaatagcgccctacttcgaagttgaacgtcgaagtagggcacgtgtagatgatccgcgtcccgcaacatcaaaatggcggggtcctccatggcggccatcagctgaggggttgagagatgctctctctccagcccctgcggggctctatggtcaccgtgtgcagcagcccttagcccagggcttctggctgctgctgctgcagctggggatccatgctgcatgcacagggtctgcaaccagtcggctctgtggatcttgtgttgtttagtgcaactgtgtctgggaggggccctttaagggagcagctggctgttgagtccgccctgtgaccttgtctgcagctgttcctggcacccttatttcgatgtgtgctactctggcgtgtagacgttccctcgcagcgcctatttcaatgtggtgctgcgcaacgtcgatgttgaacgtcgacgttgccggccctggaggacgtgtagacgttatccatcgaaatagcccatttcgatgtcgccacatcgaaataggctactttgatgtgggcttcacgtgtagatgtagcctagatggCCCCTATGGTGGTGTGTCCAGCCGTTGGCGGGCGGGGGGTGGCATGGCCCCTGAGCAATGGCTCGTTTCCTTCCCCTGCGGGGCTGCAGCCTCGTGCCCCCGTGCCTGCTGCCGTCTGTCAGCACCACGCAAAGGGCCTTGCCTCCGAAAGCCCCTCGCCGGGGACAGGCGGAGGCCCAGGACTTTCCCATCCGCCGGGCGCGCGTTGTcagcccccagtgccctgcaTGCCCATCTCGACGCTTTTCCCTGGTCGTTCACCATGTCGGTCTCTGGGGTCTGTCtgcagggggtgggctgggggctctgcctgcagcccctggctcttGGGGGACGCGCTCTGAGCACAGACCGGCCTCGGGCCCCACTCAGTCTGTCCAGATCCCTGGGCCTGACTCGGCGTGAGCCTGGGTGTGgccggggagggggtggagcacgCGGAGACAGAGGGGCTGTTTGAGCAGCGCGTCAGTGCCTGGGCCCTGCCGGGATGGGGTCAGATGTTAACGACGCGCATTTCTCAAAGCTTTTATTCAGCCCACAGAGCAAAGCCCTTGAGAGGGGCCGTACATGTACAAAAATACCAGAGCAGCTCTGCTGGGGCCCTGGGTGTGCTCACCAGCCCCCGGTTCTCTCCACGCCCCGGgcacacagccctgctggtgctgccccagctcagcGGTGCCGTTCGGGCTCTGCTCAGGAATCCGGGCCTGGCGTGAGCCCAGTGCGTCTGTGATGGGGGTGCTGGGCTGAGCTATCAGCTCCGGGGAGGGCCGGAGCAGAGCCGGGCAGCAGCGCCATGCACCATCTTGTTACTTGCTGTATGCTGGGCTCAGAGCTCTCACTTCTTGCACCACTTCCAGGAGTTCACTCCTGGCCTGTGCGTGAGCCGCAGGCGCCTGTGCCAGGGGCCCAAAGAGGTTGAGTGGCTGGGCGCTCCGGACGGCTGTGGGCAcgggcagctggctgggcagggcgcTGTTGCCGATCAGGAAGTGGTCGAGGCGTTTCTCTTCCAGGGCACGGCACAGGTACCAGAGGACGTCCTGCAGCCTGTGCGCCAGCTGCAGCGGGCACCACTGGGACAGGGGCcggaggagcagcaggtgcaTGAGGGCAGTTTTGAGGTGGTAGGCAGTGAGGACCCCACTGGGCGGGGAGGACAACCTACGCTCCTGGAGGTGTAGGAGGATCTGGAGGCATTtgaggtggcagctgccctggggtgcGTACCTGTTGACCAGCTGGAAGAATAGCATCTCCTGCACAGCAAAGGTCTCCAcccacagcaggctgctgagGGGGCCCGCGTCCACTCCCTGGCTGGCCAGGAAGATCAGAGAGTCTCCTTGCTGCACGGCAAGGACCAGCTCGATGGAGAGGGCCCCGCCAGACTCGTGTGCCAGCCTGAGCttgcaggaggaggcagagggctggaccgCGAGCTGGAAGCTGTAGCTGTGTGACACCAGCTCCCAGGCTTTGCCCACCAGGCTCTGGAACCAGAGGGTGGTTTTCTCCACGTCCAGGTGGGACCTGGTGCACAGGATGTGCACGTGGCAGGGGCCCGGCTCGCCGCTGCTTGCGCCGTGCTCTGCCTGGTGCAGGAGGCACCGCACGTCGCCCAGCAGCCGCTGCCTCTTGCACACGcactccagctccagcaggatgCGGCCGTGCTTCTCCAGGGCGCCGGGAGCGCTCTCCAGCTCCAGGTGGAAAGAGTAGCCcttgggtggcagcagggggacGAGCACGTGGTAGGCACTAGGGTCCCGGCGGGGGCACCAGCCTTCAAAGGCGCTGCCCACGCCGATGCCATTCTCCGGCTGGGGCAGGGCGGTCTGGCAGGTGAGCACGCGGCACACTTCCAGCAGGCTGGTCACCAGGCTGGCCACCAGCTCGCAGGCACCGGCCAGCTCCTCCGACAGCCCCGGGAGGTGCTGCTGGTAAAAGCACTCCAGCGCCTCTGTGTCTGGGaaaccagggctctgggggcaggagcccctgggcGCTGCTCCAGcttcagcctcctcctcctcttcctcctcctcctcactgctggCCTCGCTGCTGCTCGAGTCGTCGCTGACCGCGTGCTCCTTGCTCGGCCTGCAGAGCTCAAGCAGCAGGAGCAAGAGCAGGAGCCCACAGTGCCACCTGTCCCAGGCTATGTGGTTGGGACCCTGCTTGcctgccctctgcagcctggcctcctgctccacccagcccggctccggctccggctccggctccggctccggctccggctccggccccagcccaggactctgggcccggccctgctcctgctgctcctcctggttTCTCTGCTCaaactccagctgcagctgcttcatctccagggccagcagctgctcctgctgctgccgcctctgCACGGTGGCGGGGTCCCACGTGTCGCTGACCAGCAGCGGGTGGTGCACGATGGCCAGCACTGCCAGGAAGAGCAGGCTGCCCACCGCCATGGCCTGCGGGAGGAGAGGGAACCGACCACTCAGGGGacgtgggtggggggctgccccgGGGAGCAGCATCCCCACGTCCTGGGCTGACACTGAGCACGTGGCGCCTCTTCCGGGAGGCACAGAAGGCCTGGagcgggctgggcagggcaggtggtgtGTGCCTGGCGGTGgagtgggcaggaggctggctggggcctggggtaACCGGGCACTAGGCCCAGAGCTCCTTGGAAAATTTGCGGCTGGGCTCCCACTGCTCTGAGGGCCTTGCTGCCCTCGCCGGGCCTGCGGAGCTGGTGGACCCCAGCGTGTGTCTTGCCCTCCTGTGTGACTGCCGGGGGCAGCCGGTTCCTGCTGGAGGAGGAAAGGCCAACAGGGCCCCAACGTGGTTGTGCCCTACggagctccctgctgggggcGGTGTGACTCCCCCCCGAGCTGCCTGGGGCCCCGCTGGAGCCAGAAGCTGAGCGCTGTGCCCATGTGCGCTGGGGCTGACGCCCAGCTGCAGCGGAGCCCCACCCTTACAGCCGGGCGGGCAGTGACCCCAGCGTGGAGGGCCTGGATTTGGGATGGGCCTAGCGCCCGGTTACCCCAGCCCTGAGTTGGGGCTGCCAGGCACAAGCGCCCCACTGGAGCACACCTGGGACTGCCGCCAGCTGGGCACCTCGACTTCCCGCCGGGCCTGGGAACGTGGCCCAATGCCTCTGGCCGGCCCAGCGCTCTCCAAAGGCACAGTCacgctgctccccccagcccctgggcgctgctctgggcctggccctgccacTCCCCGGCCATCGGCCTCCTCCGGCCTCTCCAGCCGCACTCTAGGGGACGGCACAGGCCAGTGCCCTGCTACCAGCAGCTCATCCTGGGCACCACACCCGCTTTCCCTGGCTGCCCAGGGACACCGGCACCTCCCCGCTCTGTGAAGTCACACCCGCCGGAACCCTGTTAAAGGGGCAGCGccaaagccccactgcagcccccggGGGAGCCCGCAGATGGGGCGACTGCTGGGCTGTGGCGTGGCGCAAAGCTCCTCGGTGGCTTGTGACCAAGTGATGCTCGGCTTGGCTCACCGGTGCAGCGCTTGCCTCCGTCTGGGCGGGGCTGGCAAAGGGGCCAGAGGAGGTCTGGAGAGAAGTCTGGCTTAGGTGACAGTGCCAAGGCCGTGGTGGTAGCAGTTTCAGAGCCACTAAGTGCTGTCTGGTTTGCCTTTGTGCTCTACCCCGCCGCTGGCTTCCTTCCTGCCCTGTCTCTCTGCAGGTCTTGTAAGCCGGCCACCTCCCCAGCACCACTAACACTcgtggccccccccacccacggGTTTgaacccagcccccagctgcgagGCGCTGCGCCAGGGAACAGCTCATCCCTCCGGCAGCACCAGCCTGCTCCAGGAATCAGCCCAAGAGCTGTGCGAGTGGGACCCGGCTCCCTCGCCGGCtgggccacagccctggctgctctctgccacgtctcgctggggcagggggctgcgcaCATGATGCCAGAAGCAGAACAGCCCAGCTCAGGTGGGATTCTCCCAGGCACTGGACACATGGATGAAGCCCTTCCTGCCCCGCTCCTGTGTCCCAGCCCTGGCTTTAGTCTCCCTGCCCCTTGTCAGGCCTTGCTCAGGAGCTCCCAGAGGGCACAGCAGAGCCCTCAAACCCACGTCTCCCGGCACAGAGCCCGGATACACCGCAGGGAGTCGCCTCAGCCGCACTGTTCTTTCCGAGCTGTGACATGGGGTGCTTCTGCCTTCCGGGCTGAGCTCCCCACCCTGGTACAGGGGCAAGGCTGCGGCCAGCTGCTCAGGATGGGCTGGGTCTCAACCTCCACCGCTTGTGGGCTGGTGGTTGTGTCGGCTGTCTCGGGCTGCCATCccccaggctcagctgccccaatcagctctgcagctctcctGCTGCCTGTCTCTCCATGCACCACCCAGCAGCACCGCTGAGCACACAGCACCCCCAGATCAGTGCGCGCGTTTGGAAGGGGGGGGTCTCAACGCCCTTGTGGCTGGAccctctggctggctgggcctCTGTCACGCCTGCAACCCCAGCCTGGCAACCcaagtgctccagcagtggcaCTGGCCTCAGGGCTGGTCCCACTCTGACAGTGTCTGCACTTGCCCAACTTCGAcaaggccacgcaaatggccatgtcgaagtttactcatgaagctctgaaatacatattcagtgcctcattagaatacggGCAGCCGTGGCCCTTCAAAATTGTTGCAGCTcgcggccgcgcggcgcgtccagacagggctcctttttgaaaggaccccggcaatttcaaaatccccttattcctattcctgCTGATaggtgtagggaatgtggcagcaggaacgcaaggttactgaggctgggaggaatgtgtctcccagagatcatctgcatgagaatgcaaagggctgcatgtgtgatacctttcaggcaaagcctaatggggagcaagtcagccatgagatttggtctattgtaaacatgttgttgtagaatcacaatttaagctgacagtcagtgtgggagttgtgagatctcaccaatgctctgggttgttgtgggggacagggcagtcgccatagatATGTAAGACATTGaatacacagggctccctggtttaaaacaGTGCAAAGGAGAAGATCAGAAGTAGTTAAACTAGCTTGTTGAGtgttgtgaccctgtctgtgtcTTGTCTATACAGCTATAAACCTGGCTTGACTAattctccctggctgtgtctacacgtgtacgctacttcgaagtagtggcgccaactttgaaatagcgcctgtcacggctacacgtgttgggctctatttcgaagttgaaatcaatgttaggcggtgagacgtcaaagctgctaaccccatgaggggatgggaatagcgccctatttcgaagttgaacgtcgaagtagggaacgtgtagatgatccgcgtcccacaacatcgaaatagcggggtcctccatggcggccatcagctgaggggttgagagacgctctctctccagcccctgcagggctctatggtcacagtgtgcagcagcccttagcccagggcttctggctgctgctgcggcagctggggatccatgctacatgcacagggtctgcaaccagttgtcggctctgtgtatcttgtgttgtttagtgcaactgtgtcagggaggggccctttaagggagcgacttgctgttgagtccgccctgtgaccctgtctgcagctgttcctggcacccttatttcaatgtgtgccactttggcgtgtagacgttccctcgcagcgcctatttcgatgtgctgcccaacgtcgaagttgaatgtcgatgttgccagccctggaggacgtgtagacgttattcatcaaaatagcctatttcgatgtcgccacatggaataagctatttcgatgtagcgtgcacgtgtagacatagcccccgTCTGTTAAAAAATacagctggatactagggtgtttatgAAATCCTACTAGAGATATTAAGAGTTGAAATAACGAAGTGGCAGCTGATGCCACGCagggctgaaatcacagggttttgcttcaGGGCGATTCCTAGCAGTGTGATTGGTAAGGGAACGATGATggtgactggcgggcggccggtaagAGGAGCGGCGGGcggtggggaggagctgtggcCGATGACTGTGACTGGCCTGTAGGAGAAGCGgtcagcaggtggcagcaaggggaggctgcaggcagGTGAACAGCTCGTACTGGCCTGGTGATGTacgtgtgggctctgggttcgggaccGCACTGCGGGAGGCAGGCCCtggaactgtgtgtggggtaaagggccaagagccccagcaagaggctGGGTTCTACTGCACATGGGGATGgggtctgggtgaagggggtttgtctcttctttgcttagatacactgcgtctgtcactgtaacctgggggtaggttatggtcattaaacaagctgtttctatctcagactctgtgcttgtgaggggggagaaccaccttacaggcacccagcatggggggtgaaactgtcccaggccactgggtgggggctcgagccggttggttgtgtCCTTGataggaaaccccccaggagttaaacccggcccttctgcaggcacctggcattaatagaagggttacataagaataaggggatttcgaagttgccgaggTCCAGCAGGTGTGACTTCACAGAGTGGGGAGGTGCCGGTGTCACTGGACAGCCAGGGAAAGGGGGTGTGGTGCCCAGGATGAGCTGCTGGTAGCAGGGCAGTGGCCTGGGCTGTCCCTGGCTTAGGCTGTGCCGTCCCTTGAGGAGCACGAGGGCTCCCTAGAGCGCggctggagaggctggaggaggctgaTGGCCGGGgagtggcagggccaggcagatAGGGCCTAtcagtagataggaataaggggatttcaaagttgccgaggtcctttccaaaaggagccccgtctggacaagccacgcggcggcgagccgcagcaatttcaaagtgctgtggctgccggcattctaatgaggcactaaatatgtatttcagcgcttcattagtaaacttcagaatggccatttgcatggccatttcaaagttttgggctagtgtggatgtggccttggagtgcagaaggtggggcccacaagagaccttaaaaattaCTTACCTCTGTAGGCGTCTGCTTAAAAggttcccagggtcacagtttCCGACCCTGAGAGGAAGCTGcaaccacccaagtgagaaaacctctCTTCAGaagccaggaagacacacttggggtgTCACCCTGTGGGGTAACCCTGAGCTCcgaaccctcccttaggagacagcttgaaaacaaagagggagaaattaagctgcaatctgcaAGCTGACCTGTCAGTCTTGGGCCTGGATATAGACAGATACTTCCTTAGGACATAGGAATTAAATTTATTGCCTAAAAAAGTGTTGCACTCCCAACAGTGTGCTGAAGGATTCtgcaagacaccattgtgaacaacttggcatgttgaacGGATCAGGTGAATAATTCTGGATGTGATggcacagtgttgcagcagtttccgcAAAGTGTCTCTAGCAacactgttgaaggctttttcagtCTACAAAGGTGATATATGGGGGAAGTTCCACTCAAGCAATTGTTCTACgttcactctgagagttgctgtttggtcagtacaagatctctcacttcaaAATCTGGCCTGTtgttccctgagctctctgtcaatttctgtcttcGTTCTCTCCAAGTCTTTTTTACATGAGAACCTTCGGATTTCTGTACCATTGTGTTATTAGctttgtgcatatgtgtgtgtgattATATCCAAATAAACTTTGTCTTAAGTCCTTTTGCACACAAACTTTTGTGTTTAGTCTTTTGTATCACAGGTTAGTTTCTTTACACTTCTGTGAAACTTGACCCTGACCAGAGCTCAATTTCATGAATCTGGTAAAGACGCACAAAATCAATGTATAGGGCTAACAGCTGCCGCGAGGAGCAAGGGAGATCGGTGAGAGAAATGCTCCCGACAACCTTCCTTCGTGAAGACAGTCGAGTTTAGCTACgcaactgccgtagctagaactgtcTTTCAGAAGTCGACTTtgaggtctagcgtagacctggccttggtGGAACAGTCTCTAACCATGATGGAGTTAAAAAGAACATCTTTGTGCCAGACTCGATCTCGCCCCTTTTACTTAACAGTTGAATGAATGACATGTGGAAGGCAGAACCTCCGAAGAGCTGCGACAGTCGGAGATGGGAATAGGGCCAGGGCCAAGGCCAGTACAGGCCTATCCGGTGGGGCAGACCAGACACGCCCTCGATTTAACGGCCTAACGCCggggaggggtgtccgttaaaccCGACGGTTGACTCCGGCACTAGCACCCCGCCAGGCTCCCCACCCGTGGGAAAAGAACGCCGGCGCCCCACCAAAGCCACCGCCGCTGGAGCCGCCACGCGCTCCTGCCGCCACGGCGGGGTGCGAATGTGAGTGGCGACCTGCGCCACCACCGCTGGAGCCGCCACGCGCTCCTGCCGCCACGGCGGGGTGCGAATGCGAGTGGCGACGTGCGCCACCCCAGCGGGAGCCGCCACGCGCTCCTGCCGCCACGGCGGGGTGCGAATGCGAGTGGCGACGTGCGCCACCCCAGCGGGAGCCGCCACGCGCTCCTGCCGCCACGGCGGGGTGCGAATGCGAGTGGCGACGTGCGCGGGGGCGGCGCTCCAGGCCAGCGGGGAGGGCTCGGCTGCGGCACCCCGCGGCGGCGGGGCGGGAGGACCCCTCTGGCTCTGGTCAGTGGCGGTGctttgggggcggggcaggattCGGGGACTCCgggaacggggggggggggctggcgcgCACCCCAAGGCTGTTCAGTTGGGGTCCCCACAATGAGCTGAGCTAggacccccccggccccggccaaAGGGGGTGGCCGCCCCAACCCCCCAGGGTCACGTGGGCTTtcaggctcctccccttctgtgggacccccgccccccccgtcgGGCCCACCGAGCACGGGCACGTGCCCCGGTCACAGGACGCCGGACAGTTGCTTGGCAACGCGCCCGCGCGGCGCAAGCCCAACTGTTGCGCGGCTCACGCGCCGCCCCTGGCTGCGTGTgcatggcggggggggcggggcgggggaggtgaCGTCGGGCCGCGAGCAGAAGGGCCAGCCAACGTTCGCTTCCCCCACCGCGCGGCCAAGCACTTCCGGGGCGCTCCGGAAGGACTCGGCGGCCCGGCCGGACGTACGCCGCGCGCTGCACTTCCGGTGCTTCTGTTGCCGCGGGTTGTGCGGCGGGGCGCGGGCGGCTGAGGCGGCGCCATGGCGGATGTGACCGCGCGGAGCCTGCAGTACGAGTACAAAGCGGTGAGTGGCAGCGGGGCCGGTGCCGGTACCtttccccggcccggcccggccgcggcGAGGGGCGTGCGCGTGCCCGGGCTCTGCCTCGCTCCCGCCTGGTGCCCCTGCGGCGCAGCTGCCCCGCTCGTGCGCGCCCGTTCCCCGGGCGGTGTGAGCGCCGGGCTGCGAGCGCGATCCCTGCGGAGgccgctggggggcgggggctgatggctggagctggagctcgGCGCTGCCGAGAGCGCAGGGGACTGGCCCAGCTGAGCTCCCGCGGTCCCTTCCGGCTCCGGGAGACGAGCGCCCGTCCCGGCTGGGGCATCGCTTGTCTTCTGCTGCGCCCCCCGCGCAGCCTCTCTCCTGCGGGCGCTGGGGGCCGCGGCCCTGGTGTCTCGGGCAAGCGCCTTAGCTCCACTTCACGGGCTTCTCGGGCCACTTCCCTCCCGACCTCTCGTTTGCTTGGAGTTGTTGACTCCTGGTTTTggttggctgctgcagctctgcgcCTGTTACGTTTCCAGACAAGCGTTGTTCTCCTTTCCCTGCACTGACACTGCCCCTAAATATCTGCAAAGCTACTCGCTGGTTTTCTTCCCATCCCCTCTCAAAACTGCCCTGGGCTGTTGGGCCTACGAGAAGTTTGCACCAAGACCGCTAGTGAGTAACTCATTTCCTTAAGCTGTGCCACCTGCTGTCCCGGGTTTCATACTTCGATTGTAAGCTTTTGGGAACAGAGATTCTTTgctctgtttgtacagctccGAGCATCACAGGCTCATGATTAGTGCTTCTAGGCACTCTAGTGGCAGCGGTAAGGTGTGGGGATTTGGTTGGAATGGGCCAGTGGCAATAATGAAATGTGCTACTTACGTGGCTGGGGTTACGGAGATTGTTACATGGTTTTTTTTCTCAGTACTTATGTGTTCTCTTGTGATGTGCTCCTTTCAGAACTCTAATCTTGTACTTCAAGCTGATCGCTCCTTGATCGATAGGACCCGGCGAGATGAGCCTACAGGGGAGGTCCTCTCCTTGGTTGGGAAGCTGGAGGGCACTCGCATGGGTGACAAGGCTCAAAGAACCAAACCGCAGATGCAGGAAGAGAGACGAGCAAAGTGAGCGGGTTACCCATGAAATTTGTTTTTCAGAACTTGGGGTTCTAAGAAGCTAAGTGGATTCTGTCGTTCTGACTTCAGCATGGTGTTCGATGCTGAAAAGCTTGTGTGGGATCTAGCCCTGGGGACTTAAGTATTTCCGCACTGCCTGGGTTTCAGAGATGAGTATTAAGGATACAGTTTAGTCATGGAGGTCATGGATTATGTGACTTCAGCGAACCTCCATGACctctttggcttcagccctggtggTGAGGGCTGAAGCTCTTGAGTGTGTTTTTAATTGCCTGTGATTTTTCTCTAGCTTTTGTTGAAAATAACCTGGACAAAAATCTTCACCTTAATTATCACGCAGCTTTCTAGGGAAACTCATAAAGCATATACTCACAGCCCCCTCAGTGTTACTAGTTATGTCAGCTTAGATGTGCATTTGATTTGGTTTGTTTGTAACTTATTCTGTAAACCTTCAAAATGTGCATGATCACAGTGTGCATGATATGATTACAGAGTGATTATGTCACACAGATGTGAGAAGGAACAGACTTAAGGTTGTCTTGAGGAACCTCTACTCAAAATTCTGTTTTTCTGATCTATATGGTACCAGGCTTAATGCATAGGTACTGCAAGCTGTGTGCTGCTCGGCAGAAAGCGAGTTTTGCTTGAACTGGCCAGGCAACAATCACTTTTTCTGAACTTGAAACCAATGAAAGTATCTTCTTGTGCCATGGATACATTAAAAGAGGCATTCAAACTTTTTtcttgaccccaccccccaaaaagaaacaaaacacgtTTTCAAAAGTTTGATAGCTTCTATTTTTATCCTAAAACTCTCTGTGGCACTATTTCTGTCGCGTGCTTGCCTTCTAATTGTACTCTGCTTAGAAGGTAGAAGTAAATAGGGAAACTGAGCATTTGGTGTCTTTTGCACTCGCCTCGTGCTGGGAGTTACAGATGTTGCATCTGATGGTTAAATCCAAgtaactttttttaaattgtaacatAATCAAATCTAGTAAACATGCctatttttagtttaaaaatctCCAGGACAACCTTAACCATTGCACCTAAGCCATGTGTTGTCTTCTATGAAGGATAGATGACCCTTAGAGTGATGGTTCCTCCGTTGGGTAGATGATGGGTGGTGTGTGACCTTTCCTGCCTCTTGACCCGTGTAAAGGCGAATATGGGGACAGGGAAAGTTGTCCTTTGTCATCTCCCTGTCAGGACTAGCATGATTTTGAGGAAGCTGTTTCACCTGCTGGTTGACTTGCGTCGTGTTTTCATTTCCCTGTAGGAGGAGAAAGCGTGATGAAGACAGACATGATATCAACAAAATGAAGGGTTATACGCTGCTCTCTGAGGGCATTGACGAGATGGTGGGAATCATATACAAACCAAAAACCAAGGAGACCCGAGAGACCTATGAGGTGCTGTTAAGTTTCATTCAGGCAGCTCTTGGAGACCAGGTAAGCATGGGCCACAGACCTGCGAGGGCGTCGGCTGAGCGGAACGGTCGGAATTCCATGTGGGGCGTGCAAATAGTCAGCAGAGCTTAGCTCCAATGAGTGTTTAGATTCTTCACAGCTAATCCTCTTGACAGTTAGTGATGTGCATAACAGCTTGTGGGGGCGGCCCCTCTTCGCCTGAGGTCCGGTCTCAGCTGAGCTGCCTGGAGTGAGATGATACTGTAAGACTAAGCGCTGAGAAGGGTTGCGGGTGTTGCTGTTTCTTTGACTGTAGCACAGCGCAGTAATGTTTTCGAGGGGACTGCGCCCAGGTGGACCATTTTTTTTCACGGAGACAGTTATAGATATGGATTGCATGGGCGCGGCTTGCTAAACGTGAGCCAGTGTTACAGCCCCACAGCTGAGCACTCCTCTTGGCAGAGAAACGCACAGTCAGATACACGGAGATGCCCCCCGTATTAGATGAGTGACAGATGTTCTCATGTCTTCTGCAGCCACGTGACATTCTCTGTGGAGCTGCTGATGAGGTCTTGGCGGTGTTGAAGAACGAGAAACTGCGAGACAAAG
Encoded proteins:
- the ITPRIPL1 gene encoding inositol 1,4,5-trisphosphate receptor-interacting protein-like 1; amino-acid sequence: MAVGSLLFLAVLAIVHHPLLVSDTWDPATVQRRQQQEQLLALEMKQLQLEFEQRNQEEQQEQGRAQSPGLGPEPEPEPEPEPEPEPGWVEQEARLQRAGKQGPNHIAWDRWHCGLLLLLLLLELCRPSKEHAVSDDSSSSEASSEEEEEEEEEAEAGAAPRGSCPQSPGFPDTEALECFYQQHLPGLSEELAGACELVASLVTSLLEVCRVLTCQTALPQPENGIGVGSAFEGWCPRRDPSAYHVLVPLLPPKGYSFHLELESAPGALEKHGRILLELECVCKRQRLLGDVRCLLHQAEHGASSGEPGPCHVHILCTRSHLDVEKTTLWFQSLVGKAWELVSHSYSFQLAVQPSASSCKLRLAHESGGALSIELVLAVQQGDSLIFLASQGVDAGPLSSLLWVETFAVQEMLFFQLVNRYAPQGSCHLKCLQILLHLQERRLSSPPSGVLTAYHLKTALMHLLLLRPLSQWCPLQLAHRLQDVLWYLCRALEEKRLDHFLIGNSALPSQLPVPTAVRSAQPLNLFGPLAQAPAAHAQARSELLEVVQEVRALSPAYSK